In Paenibacillus sp. 1781tsa1, one DNA window encodes the following:
- a CDS encoding phage portal protein, producing MTYKVIVDDKYDITKLVETITLKDSLDQIAYQANIRLAVSASSGLPSISPGMAVRISGVPFGEKSMVHLLHPAVIWEVESSNSGTKRLSLTVYDRMIYLEKSEDEFLLPKDQTATQRLKTYAKEWKIPYAALPETKTKLGKAVYRSQTIFSMMFADLKETAKAGGEMYHPRMTPGGLQLFQVGSNAKVYELDRLIDLTQMRTLEGAVTKVKVMAASESGNGKEVPSKVLAIEQNGVEELGTLQKLIEDDQVKSTTAAKKLAKSHLTGIQETFTISAPDVNKIRAGDAVLLKGLKLIVMSVSRDLSAGPGTMTLELGTAELVKRRYYLE from the coding sequence ATGACCTACAAGGTCATTGTCGACGACAAATATGACATCACCAAGCTGGTGGAGACCATTACGCTGAAGGACTCGCTCGACCAGATTGCGTATCAGGCCAACATCCGACTGGCGGTGTCTGCATCTTCGGGTCTGCCTTCGATTTCACCCGGCATGGCGGTGCGGATTAGCGGGGTTCCTTTTGGCGAAAAATCAATGGTTCACTTGTTACATCCTGCGGTCATCTGGGAGGTGGAAAGCTCGAACAGCGGCACCAAGCGGCTGTCTCTCACGGTATACGACCGGATGATCTATCTGGAAAAATCAGAGGACGAGTTCCTGCTGCCGAAGGACCAGACTGCTACGCAGCGACTTAAAACCTACGCCAAAGAGTGGAAGATTCCATACGCTGCACTGCCGGAAACCAAGACCAAGCTGGGCAAAGCCGTGTATCGATCACAGACGATTTTTTCGATGATGTTTGCCGATCTGAAGGAAACGGCGAAGGCCGGCGGGGAGATGTACCATCCACGGATGACACCCGGCGGGTTGCAACTCTTTCAGGTCGGAAGTAATGCGAAGGTGTATGAGCTGGATCGACTGATTGATCTGACCCAGATGCGTACGCTCGAAGGAGCGGTCACGAAGGTGAAAGTGATGGCAGCGTCGGAGTCTGGCAATGGCAAAGAAGTTCCTTCCAAAGTGCTCGCGATTGAGCAGAATGGTGTGGAAGAACTGGGCACTTTGCAAAAGCTGATCGAGGACGATCAGGTGAAATCGACAACCGCGGCGAAGAAACTGGCGAAAAGTCATCTGACGGGGATTCAGGAGACCTTTACGATCTCCGCACCGGATGTAAATAAGATTCGCGCCGGGGACGCAGTGTTGTTGAAGGGACTGAAGCTAATCGTCATGTCGGTCAGCCGTGATCTGTCTGCCGGACCTGGAACGATGACGTTAGAGCTGGGGACGGCTGAGCTGGTGAAAAGGAGGTATTACCTTGAATAA
- a CDS encoding LysM peptidoglycan-binding domain-containing protein, with protein sequence MEFTLIDGKTQFQFPVKPEELTISRSKGYETINMLEHGEFDFAQGEKVKEITFSSFFPKEYDASYCMYEDLPDPRAAMNMLNTFLISKKPLRFIITNTGVNVPVYLISHNTTFRGGESGDIYFDLTLRTWRDSKVEKVGSAASGSKSGSRTDLKKSSKTYTVKSGDSLSKIAKLELGSSSKWNEIYKLNKKIIGTDPNRIKPGQKLVMP encoded by the coding sequence ATGGAATTTACCCTGATCGATGGGAAAACGCAGTTTCAATTTCCAGTGAAACCGGAAGAATTGACGATCTCACGTTCCAAAGGGTACGAAACGATTAATATGCTGGAGCATGGCGAGTTTGATTTTGCACAGGGGGAGAAGGTGAAGGAGATCACCTTCTCTTCTTTTTTTCCCAAAGAGTATGATGCGTCCTATTGCATGTACGAAGATTTGCCTGATCCGCGGGCAGCGATGAATATGCTGAATACGTTTTTGATATCGAAAAAGCCGCTGCGCTTCATCATCACCAACACGGGGGTGAATGTGCCGGTATATCTGATCTCGCACAATACGACCTTCCGGGGCGGCGAGAGCGGAGATATTTACTTCGACCTGACCCTGCGCACATGGCGGGATTCCAAGGTGGAGAAGGTCGGCTCTGCGGCATCTGGGAGCAAGTCAGGTTCTCGTACGGATTTGAAAAAGTCTAGCAAGACCTACACCGTCAAATCCGGTGACTCTCTGTCCAAAATAGCAAAGCTTGAGCTGGGCAGCAGTTCCAAATGGAACGAGATCTATAAGCTCAACAAGAAGATCATCGGCACTGATCCGAACCGGATCAAACCCGGGCAAAAGCTGGTGATGCCATGA
- a CDS encoding DUF3139 domain-containing protein, translated as MSKTFKLTSLVILAFILGISCWAYFGLLGNPLKKNDAEQQVTTYLIEQKGYSPEQLIEVQGTYSSKSSEAPYGASVTFADELEAKYQYIIFNSGEINQYSHTSDHPKHEEPMVR; from the coding sequence ATGAGTAAAACATTCAAGCTCACTTCACTTGTCATCTTAGCATTTATACTCGGGATATCCTGTTGGGCTTACTTCGGACTGCTTGGTAATCCGCTCAAGAAAAATGATGCTGAACAACAGGTAACCACTTACCTGATTGAACAGAAAGGTTACTCACCCGAACAGCTTATCGAAGTACAAGGTACTTACTCCTCAAAAAGTTCTGAAGCACCTTATGGTGCCTCAGTAACATTCGCGGATGAACTCGAAGCGAAGTATCAATATATCATTTTTAACAGTGGCGAGATTAATCAGTACAGTCATACCAGTGATCACCCTAAACACGAGGAGCCCATGGTGAGGTAA
- a CDS encoding phage tail sheath subtilisin-like domain-containing protein: MAGGTWEQTNRPVLPGLYMNFQAAASSAIQAGTRGTVVVPIKANWGPVGTFVEVGSEAAIERIYAANVLDNGTAYTSLKLALLGGPKKLLAYRVASAAAKAATLTLKDSSDANVLQLDAKYPGDRANGFYVTIQPGVIDNTKHEVRLFEGNRMLYALLTADISAASLAKEINTDEQNVWVTAQAIGDGAGVVATVAGAAFKGGVSGNDDLTNAEYIAVQGALEGEQFDVLALDQVADAPLLASFAAWVKRVRGEGKPVMAVFGGSVADDTSATAAQKAAARSLALNHEGVINVGTGVRLGDAFYSSAETSAYVAGLIAGQRLNQSTTYAATPFHDVTRRWTRAEQEQAVQNGVFIFFHDGRQVKALRGVNTLVTPAAGQNNAWKKIRSIRVLDAINTDLQRSAEDTYIGKVNNTEEGRQALISAMKAYLALLAQSNVIEADGYDVILDPAYYGAAPVLKPEADQVFLQWNVKLTDVMEQLFGTFYVQ; this comes from the coding sequence ATGGCAGGTGGAACTTGGGAGCAAACGAATCGTCCGGTCCTTCCGGGCTTATATATGAATTTTCAGGCGGCAGCATCCTCGGCCATTCAAGCAGGTACGCGGGGGACGGTCGTTGTGCCAATCAAGGCCAACTGGGGTCCGGTAGGGACTTTTGTTGAGGTAGGAAGCGAAGCGGCGATTGAACGTATTTATGCGGCGAATGTTCTGGATAACGGTACGGCGTATACGTCCTTGAAGCTCGCCCTGTTGGGTGGGCCGAAGAAGTTGCTCGCTTATCGGGTAGCAAGTGCAGCGGCCAAAGCAGCTACGCTTACCTTGAAGGACAGCAGTGATGCCAATGTGCTGCAACTGGATGCGAAGTATCCGGGGGATCGTGCAAATGGGTTCTACGTCACCATCCAACCGGGTGTGATTGATAATACGAAACATGAAGTGCGCCTCTTTGAAGGCAATCGGATGTTGTATGCGCTCCTGACAGCGGATATTTCAGCAGCTTCTCTGGCAAAAGAGATTAACACGGATGAACAAAATGTCTGGGTAACGGCGCAGGCGATTGGTGATGGTGCAGGTGTAGTTGCGACTGTTGCGGGTGCGGCATTCAAAGGCGGCGTAAGTGGCAATGATGACCTAACCAATGCGGAATACATTGCTGTACAGGGTGCGCTGGAAGGGGAGCAATTCGACGTCTTGGCTTTGGATCAGGTGGCTGATGCACCTCTGCTTGCGAGTTTTGCGGCATGGGTGAAGCGTGTGCGTGGTGAAGGCAAGCCGGTGATGGCTGTATTTGGCGGTTCCGTAGCAGATGATACCTCTGCTACAGCAGCGCAAAAGGCAGCAGCACGTTCGCTTGCACTGAACCATGAAGGTGTGATTAATGTCGGTACAGGCGTTCGCCTTGGAGATGCATTCTACAGCTCGGCGGAAACGTCCGCCTATGTTGCAGGTCTGATCGCCGGACAACGTCTAAACCAATCCACAACCTATGCAGCTACGCCGTTCCATGATGTGACACGTCGCTGGACGCGTGCAGAACAGGAGCAGGCAGTACAGAATGGCGTATTTATTTTCTTCCATGATGGTCGTCAGGTGAAAGCACTTCGCGGTGTAAACACACTTGTAACCCCAGCCGCTGGACAGAATAATGCGTGGAAAAAAATCCGTTCCATTCGTGTTTTGGACGCGATCAACACGGATTTGCAACGCTCCGCGGAAGATACGTATATCGGTAAAGTAAACAATACCGAAGAGGGTCGTCAGGCACTGATTAGTGCCATGAAGGCCTATTTGGCGTTGCTCGCACAGAGCAATGTGATTGAAGCTGACGGTTATGATGTCATTCTTGACCCGGCGTACTATGGTGCTGCGCCAGTTCTCAAACCGGAAGCGGATCAAGTATTCCTGCAATGGAATGTGAAGCTGACGGATGTGATGGAGCAGTTGTTTGGTACATTTTACGTGCAATAA
- a CDS encoding phage tail tube protein, translated as MLDASRVILGTHGQLHIDGVWQTNINKLEASVEIEKRELNLVGNDWKVHKNGAKKGTGTMTGYKVTSDMILRGFTKFEIISKLNDPESYGHESVLLKGCMVDKIQLANWTAGEEVPEETGFTFEGFELLNPIVAN; from the coding sequence ATGTTGGATGCGTCAAGAGTAATTCTCGGTACCCATGGTCAGCTGCATATCGATGGTGTGTGGCAGACAAACATTAACAAGCTGGAAGCGAGTGTGGAGATTGAAAAGCGTGAGCTGAATCTGGTCGGAAACGACTGGAAGGTGCACAAGAATGGTGCAAAAAAAGGAACCGGCACGATGACGGGCTACAAGGTCACTTCGGATATGATTCTGCGCGGCTTCACGAAATTCGAAATTATTTCGAAGTTGAACGACCCTGAATCGTATGGACATGAGAGTGTTTTGCTGAAAGGTTGCATGGTGGACAAAATCCAGCTTGCCAACTGGACAGCGGGTGAGGAAGTACCGGAGGAAACGGGCTTTACGTTTGAAGGATTTGAGTTGCTGAATCCAATTGTGGCGAACTAA
- a CDS encoding DUF2634 domain-containing protein produces the protein MPSLFPETGVVWGDEEDLSGAASEEVRFGRSWRFDYDEGDFVLTPSGKVASAGGHEAWVQWCIKAVKTPRYRHVIYSRNYGSELEDLVGQGDSRGVMESEITRMVTETLLADPRTDSVDQFTFDWDREQCIFSCRVASVQEEMFILESEVI, from the coding sequence ATGCCTAGTTTGTTCCCGGAAACGGGTGTGGTCTGGGGAGATGAGGAGGACCTGTCGGGGGCGGCTTCGGAAGAGGTACGCTTTGGACGGAGCTGGCGATTCGATTACGATGAAGGGGACTTTGTGCTGACCCCGAGTGGCAAAGTAGCCTCGGCTGGTGGACATGAAGCCTGGGTGCAGTGGTGCATTAAGGCGGTGAAAACACCAAGATACAGACATGTGATTTACTCCCGGAACTATGGTTCGGAGCTGGAGGATTTGGTGGGGCAGGGTGACAGTCGTGGTGTGATGGAAAGTGAGATTACCCGGATGGTGACGGAGACGTTGCTGGCTGATCCACGCACGGATTCGGTAGACCAGTTTACGTTCGATTGGGATCGGGAGCAGTGCATATTCTCGTGCCGGGTGGCGAGTGTGCAGGAAGAGATGTTTATTCTGGAAAGTGAGGTGATCTGA